A genomic stretch from Haloferax sp. Atlit-12N includes:
- a CDS encoding DUF4013 domain-containing protein has protein sequence MDVSDLEAAFALPFAEDSPLDTAVTGVLATLASLATPLAGILLSGYVVRLVRAGDHEATALPSFDDLTGMAADGARLSAALVALQLPAVGLVTVAFPGSGPSLAMFTYATNPAMLGLLGLSPIDTATLAAAGLAALAGSYLSVAVTAALARERSLVAAVPVTRDLALDRSFVSVASAVALVGFVARLLVALCAAVPVAGTALAATASFCFLVVAATLLGRGAPDATALGAGVTRESRAGDANSGSAESMESA, from the coding sequence ATGGACGTTTCAGACCTCGAAGCCGCCTTCGCTCTCCCGTTCGCTGAAGACTCACCGCTCGACACCGCCGTCACCGGCGTCCTCGCGACGCTCGCGTCGCTCGCCACGCCGCTCGCGGGTATTCTGCTTTCGGGCTACGTCGTCCGCCTCGTTCGCGCCGGCGACCACGAGGCGACCGCGCTCCCGTCGTTCGACGACCTCACCGGCATGGCCGCCGACGGTGCCCGCCTCTCGGCTGCGCTCGTCGCGCTCCAACTCCCCGCGGTCGGCCTCGTGACCGTCGCCTTCCCGGGATCTGGGCCCTCGCTTGCGATGTTTACGTATGCGACCAATCCAGCGATGCTCGGGCTTCTCGGTCTCTCCCCGATCGACACCGCCACGCTCGCCGCGGCCGGGCTCGCCGCGCTGGCGGGCTCGTATCTCTCGGTGGCCGTGACGGCCGCCCTCGCCCGCGAGCGGTCGCTCGTGGCGGCAGTTCCAGTCACACGCGACCTCGCGCTCGACCGCTCGTTCGTCAGCGTCGCTTCGGCCGTCGCGCTCGTCGGCTTCGTCGCGCGCCTGCTCGTCGCCCTCTGCGCCGCGGTGCCGGTCGCCGGGACCGCGCTCGCCGCGACCGCGTCGTTCTGCTTTCTCGTCGTGGCCGCGACGCTCCTCGGGCGCGGCGCGCCGGACGCCACGGCGCTCGGCGCGGGCGTGACTCGGGAGTCGCGCGCTGGCGACGCAAACTCGGGGTCGGCCGAGTCGATGGAGTCGGCGTAG
- a CDS encoding DNA topoisomerase I translates to MSRGPELIITEKDNAARRIADILSGETASAERMNGVNVYKWGGKRCIGLSGHVVGVDFPPEYNDWRDVEPVELIGAPVEKHPTQENIVAALRRLARRAGNVTIATDYDREGELIGKEAYELVRDVNEDVPVDRVRFSSITKREVTEAFENPDDLDFDLAAAGEARQIIDLVWGAALTRFLSLSARQLGNDFISVGRVQGPTLKLIVDREREIEAFDPEDYWELFSKLTKDADGDAESFEAQYFYLDDDGTEAERVWNEEDAEEAYQTLLGVEAAEVASVNRRTRTDTPPAPFNTTQFIRAAGSIGYSAQRAMSIAEDLYTAGYITYPRTDNTVYPDDLDPRELLGAFEGDRRFKEDAESLLEQEEIEPTEGDNETTDHPPIHPTGELPSASDLTEDEWDVYELVVRRFFATVAEDAVWEHLRVVAEVEGLSLKANGKRLLEAGYHDVYPYFNSSESFVPDVEEGESLVLSDTHLDAKQTQPPRRYGQSRLIETMEQMGIGTKATRHDVIQKLYDRGYIESDPPRPTRLARAVVEASEDFAKLIVSEEMTSQLESDMLAIARGEATLEDVTEESKEMLQDVFEGLMESREELGKQLQDSLKADKTVGTCPDCGGDLVVRKSRRGSYFIGCDSYPDCTHTLPLPSTGKPLIMEESCEDHDLHHIKMLAGRKTFVHGCPLCKAEEADEEDDLVIGTCPECGEEHDGELAIKRLRSGSRLVGCTRYPDCDYSLPLPRRGDIEVTDESCDEHDLPELRITYEGDREPWELGCPICNYREYQAQQNGEGGSDLESISGIGAKTAEKLKDAGIEDVKTLKASEPDDIAAKVEGVGADTVRKWQTAAD, encoded by the coding sequence ATGAGCAGGGGTCCGGAACTCATCATCACGGAGAAGGACAACGCCGCGAGGCGCATCGCCGACATCCTGAGCGGCGAGACCGCCTCCGCGGAGCGAATGAACGGCGTGAACGTCTACAAGTGGGGCGGCAAGCGCTGTATCGGCCTGTCGGGCCACGTCGTCGGCGTGGACTTCCCGCCGGAGTACAACGACTGGCGCGACGTGGAGCCGGTCGAACTCATCGGCGCGCCCGTCGAGAAACACCCCACGCAGGAGAACATCGTCGCCGCGCTTCGCCGACTCGCCCGCCGCGCGGGGAACGTCACCATCGCGACCGACTACGACCGCGAGGGCGAACTCATCGGGAAGGAGGCGTACGAACTCGTCCGCGACGTGAACGAGGACGTGCCCGTCGACCGCGTGCGGTTTTCCTCTATCACGAAGCGCGAGGTGACGGAGGCGTTCGAGAACCCCGACGACCTCGACTTCGACCTCGCCGCCGCGGGCGAGGCCAGACAGATTATCGACCTCGTCTGGGGGGCCGCACTCACGCGGTTCCTCTCGCTTTCGGCCCGCCAACTCGGCAACGACTTCATCTCGGTCGGCCGCGTGCAGGGGCCGACGCTGAAGCTCATCGTCGACCGCGAGCGCGAAATCGAGGCGTTCGACCCCGAGGACTACTGGGAGCTGTTCTCCAAGCTGACGAAAGACGCCGACGGTGACGCTGAGTCCTTCGAGGCGCAGTACTTCTACCTCGACGACGACGGCACCGAAGCCGAACGCGTCTGGAACGAGGAGGACGCGGAGGAAGCCTATCAGACGCTCCTCGGCGTCGAGGCCGCGGAAGTCGCGTCGGTCAACCGCCGCACGCGGACCGACACGCCGCCCGCGCCGTTCAACACCACGCAGTTCATCCGCGCCGCCGGCTCTATCGGCTACTCCGCCCAGCGGGCGATGAGCATCGCCGAGGACCTCTACACCGCCGGCTACATCACCTACCCGCGGACCGACAACACGGTGTACCCCGACGACCTCGACCCGCGCGAACTGCTCGGCGCGTTCGAGGGCGACCGCCGGTTCAAGGAGGACGCCGAATCCCTCCTCGAACAGGAGGAAATCGAGCCAACCGAGGGCGACAACGAGACGACCGACCACCCGCCGATTCACCCGACCGGCGAACTCCCCTCGGCGTCCGACCTCACCGAAGACGAGTGGGACGTGTACGAACTCGTCGTCCGGCGCTTCTTCGCCACCGTCGCCGAGGACGCCGTCTGGGAGCACCTCCGCGTCGTCGCCGAGGTCGAGGGGCTCTCGCTGAAAGCCAACGGCAAGCGCCTGCTCGAAGCCGGCTACCACGACGTCTACCCGTACTTCAACTCCAGCGAGTCGTTCGTGCCGGACGTCGAGGAAGGCGAGTCGCTCGTGCTGTCCGACACGCACCTCGACGCCAAGCAGACCCAGCCCCCGCGGCGCTACGGCCAGTCGCGACTCATCGAGACGATGGAACAGATGGGTATCGGGACGAAGGCGACCCGCCACGACGTGATTCAGAAGCTCTACGACCGCGGCTACATCGAGAGCGACCCGCCGCGGCCGACCCGCCTCGCACGGGCGGTCGTGGAGGCCTCCGAGGACTTCGCGAAGCTCATCGTCAGCGAGGAGATGACCTCGCAACTCGAATCCGACATGCTGGCTATCGCCCGCGGCGAGGCCACCCTCGAAGACGTGACCGAGGAGTCCAAGGAGATGCTCCAAGACGTGTTCGAGGGACTGATGGAGTCCCGCGAGGAACTCGGCAAGCAGCTCCAGGACTCGCTGAAGGCCGACAAGACGGTCGGCACCTGCCCCGACTGCGGCGGCGACCTCGTCGTCAGAAAGAGCCGCCGCGGCTCGTACTTCATCGGCTGTGACTCCTACCCCGACTGCACCCACACGCTCCCGCTTCCCTCGACGGGCAAGCCGCTCATCATGGAAGAGTCCTGCGAGGACCACGACCTCCACCACATCAAGATGCTCGCCGGGCGCAAGACGTTCGTCCACGGCTGTCCGCTCTGTAAGGCCGAGGAGGCCGACGAGGAAGACGACCTCGTCATCGGGACGTGTCCCGAGTGCGGTGAGGAACACGACGGCGAACTCGCCATCAAGCGCCTCCGCTCCGGCTCCCGACTCGTCGGCTGTACCCGCTACCCCGACTGCGACTACTCGCTGCCGCTGCCCCGTCGCGGCGACATCGAGGTGACAGACGAGTCCTGCGATGAACACGACCTCCCCGAACTCCGGATTACCTACGAGGGCGACCGCGAGCCGTGGGAACTCGGCTGTCCCATCTGCAACTACCGCGAGTACCAAGCCCAGCAGAACGGCGAGGGCGGTTCCGACTTAGAGAGCATCAGCGGCATCGGCGCGAAGACCGCCGAGAAGCTGAAAGACGCCGGTATCGAGGACGTGAAGACGCTGAAGGCGTCCGAACCCGACGACATCGCGGCGAAAGTCGAAGGTGTGGGTGCGGATACGGTTCGGAAGTGGCAGACTGCGGCGGATTAG
- a CDS encoding cupin domain-containing protein yields the protein MAPDSPDGPADEPRTDADAASASGPAPEATRTADLDWSESARGDRFAFRRKRLADRGGGRDLGCSLYEVPPGKRPWPTHYHEGNEEALYVLSGTGALRTREGAADLDLEPDTYVALPAGADYVRQIENDGDEPLRYLALSTMNHPDVTVYPDSDKIGVFCGAPPGGDKHARTLHGYYPRDAEVGYWDGEPTDEA from the coding sequence ATGGCTCCCGACTCACCGGACGGGCCGGCGGACGAACCGAGAACCGATGCCGACGCCGCCTCGGCGTCCGGTCCGGCACCGGAGGCCACCCGGACCGCCGACCTTGACTGGTCCGAAAGCGCGCGCGGCGACCGCTTCGCGTTCCGCCGGAAGCGGCTCGCGGACCGCGGCGGCGGCCGCGACCTCGGCTGTTCGCTCTACGAAGTCCCACCCGGGAAGCGGCCGTGGCCGACGCACTACCACGAAGGCAACGAGGAGGCGCTGTACGTGCTCTCCGGAACGGGTGCGCTCCGGACGCGCGAGGGCGCGGCCGACCTCGACCTCGAACCGGACACCTACGTCGCGCTCCCCGCCGGGGCCGACTACGTCAGGCAAATCGAGAACGACGGGGACGAACCGCTCCGGTACCTCGCGCTCTCGACGATGAACCACCCCGACGTGACGGTCTACCCTGACTCGGACAAAATCGGCGTGTTCTGCGGCGCGCCACCGGGCGGCGACAAGCACGCCCGGACGCTCCACGGCTACTATCCGCGAGACGCCGAAGTCGGCTACTGGGACGGTGAGCCCACCGACGAGGCGTGA
- a CDS encoding phosphoglycerol geranylgeranyltransferase: MSYPWEDWDHITKIDPDKDLVDGETFEDVCETGTDALEIGGTLDITEEKMERVIEATSKYDVPIYQEPSNPGVVIDDDALDGYLIPTVFNASDSFWITGAHKEWVRIEDGLDWDRTHTEAYIVLNPESSVAEYTDADTDQSAEDVASFARVAEKMFGQKIIYVEYSGTYGDPEKVGAAHDALDDATLFYGGGIHDYESAYEMGQHADAVVVGNLLHDKGVDAVRETVEGAKDATAELVAE, from the coding sequence ATGAGCTATCCGTGGGAAGACTGGGATCACATCACCAAAATCGACCCAGACAAGGACCTCGTCGACGGCGAGACGTTCGAAGACGTGTGTGAGACGGGCACCGACGCCCTCGAAATCGGCGGCACGCTCGACATCACAGAAGAGAAGATGGAACGCGTCATCGAGGCCACCTCGAAGTACGACGTGCCAATCTATCAGGAGCCGTCGAACCCCGGCGTCGTCATCGACGACGACGCGCTGGACGGTTACCTCATCCCGACGGTGTTCAACGCGAGCGACTCGTTTTGGATCACCGGCGCGCACAAGGAGTGGGTCCGAATCGAAGACGGCCTCGACTGGGACCGCACCCACACCGAGGCGTACATCGTGTTGAACCCCGAGTCGTCAGTCGCCGAGTACACCGACGCCGACACCGACCAGTCCGCCGAGGACGTGGCCTCGTTCGCCCGCGTCGCCGAGAAGATGTTCGGCCAGAAAATCATCTACGTCGAGTACTCGGGCACCTACGGCGACCCCGAGAAGGTCGGCGCGGCGCACGACGCGCTCGACGATGCGACGCTGTTCTACGGCGGCGGCATCCACGACTACGAATCGGCTTACGAGATGGGCCAGCACGCGGACGCGGTCGTCGTCGGCAACCTCCTGCACGACAAGGGCGTCGACGCGGTGCGCGAGACGGTCGAGGGCGCGAAGGACGCGACGGCCGAACTCGTCGCCGAGTAA
- a CDS encoding restriction endonuclease: MDATAATEYVEHRAMSLSAAEFELLCESVLTESLPPARFSVTAFRQDGGIDIDGRVSNPLLDVSLGVQAKQYDPSNTVGSPAIQRFQGALADTGCDTGTVITTSSFTDPAVESAERAGIHLVNGSALFESMVDLRVGVRRGGGQLEPDEGFWNLFGETDETGTVPSKRIPLANSFETLDAVLSAIGDTRGTKDDIVSSADVSPRHADLYAIAGWILGFVHQEWPDEETHRQRRWSLTRSGARYIAYRTAGLDDEAEPLLLDGIRNAQIIERLAHPLSESGSFGHSDLVDFVASESELSRSSAKRRASSVGVWLARLPEVSVENGRGKRYVWNGD; encoded by the coding sequence ATGGACGCAACCGCCGCGACCGAATACGTCGAACACAGAGCGATGTCCCTGTCCGCGGCGGAGTTCGAACTACTCTGCGAGTCGGTGCTCACGGAGTCGCTTCCCCCGGCGCGGTTCTCGGTAACCGCTTTTCGACAGGACGGCGGCATCGACATCGACGGTCGCGTCAGTAATCCGCTTCTGGACGTTTCGCTCGGCGTTCAGGCGAAGCAGTACGACCCGAGCAACACAGTCGGTTCGCCCGCAATACAGCGATTTCAGGGCGCGCTAGCCGATACGGGATGCGACACCGGGACGGTCATCACGACGAGTTCGTTCACCGACCCGGCCGTCGAAAGCGCCGAACGGGCAGGTATCCACTTGGTGAACGGTTCCGCGCTGTTCGAGTCGATGGTCGACCTCCGCGTCGGCGTTCGGCGAGGCGGCGGACAGCTCGAACCCGACGAGGGTTTCTGGAACCTGTTCGGAGAGACCGACGAGACGGGCACGGTTCCGTCGAAACGAATTCCGCTCGCCAACTCGTTCGAAACCCTCGACGCTGTTCTCTCGGCTATCGGCGACACCCGCGGAACCAAAGACGACATTGTCTCGTCTGCGGACGTATCGCCCCGCCACGCGGACCTGTACGCGATTGCGGGCTGGATTCTCGGGTTCGTTCATCAAGAGTGGCCCGACGAGGAGACCCACAGACAGCGCCGCTGGTCACTCACCCGAAGCGGCGCTCGGTACATCGCCTATCGAACAGCGGGCCTCGACGACGAGGCCGAACCCCTCCTTCTCGACGGGATTCGAAATGCACAGATAATCGAACGACTCGCACACCCGCTCTCGGAGTCGGGGTCGTTCGGGCACAGCGATCTCGTTGACTTCGTCGCATCTGAGTCGGAGCTATCGCGGAGTAGCGCGAAACGTCGGGCGAGTTCAGTCGGCGTTTGGCTCGCCCGGCTCCCCGAAGTCTCGGTCGAAAACGGCCGGGGAAAACGATACGTTTGGAACGGGGACTAA
- a CDS encoding MATE family efflux transporter has translation MSGDSRIDMTEGRIAPKLLSLSWPLVAGNLLQTLYNLADVFWVGRVGADAVAAVSLMFPTSWMFVSTAMGITAATIALVSQHVGAGDDREADRVVGQTVLLTLAVSVVLAVAGFTFRYPLLELIGAEGAVFTEALAYIEVIFLSLPLTFLFFAFRAALQGAGDTKTAMWLMVASAGLNVVLDPILIIGWGPIAGMGTRGAAIATLIARLFATAAGVYILLRGDWGVKLRLADLRPDPERLRKLVDIGYPATLDGWARSFSAVVMAAFVARFGPTPTAAYGIGVRLMSVSWTVSGAVGQATATGVGQNLGARTPDRAASVAWTAMAGTMGLLFAAAGLVIAFPAEAMRLFIDEQPVIDAGVTFLRIVAPSWAFFGGVMVIQGAFRGAGVTKAAMALSFLSRWIFRVPVALAVAFAWTVSLPVVGPVSGLAWGVEGLWWAYVAGAVASFAVAVVWFRLGTWREGVIDRGATPAAGDD, from the coding sequence GTGTCGGGTGATTCGCGAATCGACATGACCGAGGGGAGAATCGCCCCCAAACTGCTCTCCCTCTCGTGGCCGCTCGTCGCCGGAAACCTCCTCCAGACGCTGTACAACCTCGCGGACGTGTTCTGGGTCGGCCGCGTCGGCGCGGACGCCGTCGCCGCCGTCTCGCTCATGTTCCCGACGAGTTGGATGTTCGTCTCGACCGCGATGGGCATCACCGCCGCGACCATCGCCCTCGTCTCGCAGCACGTCGGCGCGGGCGACGACCGCGAGGCCGACCGCGTCGTCGGCCAGACGGTGCTTCTCACCCTCGCCGTCTCGGTCGTCCTCGCCGTCGCCGGCTTCACGTTCAGATATCCGCTTTTGGAACTCATCGGCGCGGAGGGTGCCGTCTTCACCGAGGCGCTCGCCTACATCGAGGTCATCTTCCTCTCGCTGCCGCTCACGTTCCTGTTTTTCGCGTTTCGGGCGGCGCTCCAGGGCGCGGGCGACACGAAGACCGCGATGTGGCTCATGGTCGCCTCCGCCGGCCTCAACGTCGTTCTCGACCCGATTCTCATCATCGGTTGGGGGCCAATCGCGGGGATGGGAACCCGCGGCGCGGCGATTGCGACGCTCATCGCCCGCCTGTTCGCGACGGCCGCGGGCGTCTACATCCTCCTGCGCGGCGACTGGGGCGTCAAGCTCCGACTCGCCGACCTCCGGCCCGACCCGGAACGCCTCAGAAAGCTGGTCGATATCGGCTACCCGGCCACCCTCGACGGCTGGGCGCGGAGCTTTTCGGCGGTCGTGATGGCCGCGTTCGTCGCTCGGTTCGGCCCGACGCCGACCGCGGCCTACGGCATCGGCGTCCGCCTCATGTCCGTCTCGTGGACCGTCTCCGGCGCGGTCGGGCAGGCGACGGCGACCGGCGTCGGCCAGAACCTCGGCGCGCGGACGCCCGACCGGGCCGCCTCGGTCGCGTGGACCGCGATGGCGGGGACGATGGGGCTACTCTTCGCCGCCGCGGGTCTCGTCATAGCCTTCCCGGCCGAGGCGATGCGTCTCTTTATCGACGAACAGCCGGTCATCGACGCGGGTGTGACGTTCCTCCGCATCGTCGCCCCGTCGTGGGCGTTCTTCGGCGGCGTGATGGTGATTCAGGGGGCGTTCCGCGGCGCGGGCGTCACGAAGGCCGCGATGGCGCTGTCGTTCCTCTCGCGGTGGATTTTCCGCGTGCCGGTCGCCCTCGCGGTCGCGTTCGCGTGGACCGTCTCCCTCCCGGTCGTCGGCCCCGTCTCGGGACTCGCGTGGGGCGTCGAAGGCCTCTGGTGGGCCTACGTCGCTGGCGCGGTCGCCTCGTTCGCGGTCGCAGTCGTCTGGTTCCGACTCGGCACGTGGCGCGAGGGCGTCATCGACCGCGGGGCGACGCCGGCGGCGGGTGACGACTGA